The following coding sequences are from one Paenibacillus tundrae window:
- a CDS encoding sporulation protein: MSFFKKMLASVGVGAAKVNTELDTPEVIPGGVITGTVYIQGGDVEQNVDRIYLSIHTHYLRERDDRKFKEKATIAKFLLTDGFTLQPGAKLEKQFSFDLPENLPLTLHSAEVWVETGLDIASAVDPSDRDLLRVVPTQEMRTVLDAIDILGFKLREVTNDYAPKLGGNLPFVQEFEFVPTNKFRGYLDELEVLFYPMGDSLELLLQIDRRARGLSGIFSEAMGTDESFVRLHLYERHLARGAQSVAQGLEEVISKHI; the protein is encoded by the coding sequence ATGTCATTTTTCAAGAAAATGTTAGCTAGTGTAGGCGTAGGCGCAGCAAAAGTAAATACGGAATTAGATACTCCTGAGGTTATCCCCGGCGGTGTTATTACAGGAACGGTATACATACAAGGTGGTGATGTCGAACAGAACGTCGACCGAATCTACCTAAGTATTCACACTCATTACCTACGTGAACGCGATGATCGTAAGTTCAAGGAGAAAGCAACTATCGCCAAGTTTCTGTTAACGGATGGCTTCACCTTGCAGCCAGGCGCAAAGCTGGAGAAACAGTTCTCCTTTGACCTACCGGAAAACCTTCCGCTCACGCTGCATAGTGCCGAGGTATGGGTGGAAACAGGTCTTGATATTGCAAGCGCTGTGGATCCTTCGGATCGGGATTTATTACGTGTTGTACCCACCCAAGAGATGCGTACCGTCTTAGATGCCATTGACATCCTTGGCTTCAAGTTACGTGAAGTCACCAATGACTACGCGCCTAAACTTGGCGGCAATCTGCCCTTTGTTCAGGAATTCGAATTCGTACCCACGAATAAGTTCCGTGGATATTTGGATGAGTTGGAGGTTCTGTTCTATCCGATGGGCGACTCGCTAGAGCTGCTGCTACAGATCGATCGTCGTGCTAGAGGGCTAAGTGGCATTTTCTCAGAAGCGATGGGTACAGATGAGAGCTTTGTCCGACTACACCTATATGAGCGGCATCTAGCGCGCGGAGCACAATCGGTGGCACAAGGGCTGGAAGAAGTGATTTCGAAGCACATTTAA
- a CDS encoding class I SAM-dependent methyltransferase produces the protein MGLEWYDMIARRNGGYRGRSKFIVEGQSAEDVFEQRLIEILPLHNTVLDAGCGHGEFTLRMSAYAQHITGFDNSSEMIRIALSELASSGVRNAEFVHATTKTKMPFVDEQFDLIYNRRGPTSIIEHGRVLRKGGTIIGIHGDVSKVRERLLNNRYEDIEIEEFNDAVLVFPNEHEFALFLSDTPGNPDYTSPELQEAFQAKLDESLVEGRICVQERKYIWRAVRAGE, from the coding sequence ATGGGACTCGAATGGTATGACATGATTGCGAGACGTAACGGAGGGTACCGGGGCAGGTCGAAGTTTATCGTTGAAGGACAATCAGCGGAAGATGTGTTTGAACAGCGATTAATTGAAATATTACCTCTCCATAACACGGTACTCGACGCGGGATGTGGTCATGGTGAGTTTACATTGCGAATGTCAGCCTACGCTCAGCACATTACCGGTTTCGACAACTCAAGCGAGATGATACGGATCGCATTATCGGAGCTAGCATCGTCTGGTGTGAGGAACGCAGAGTTTGTACACGCTACGACCAAGACGAAGATGCCTTTTGTGGATGAGCAGTTTGATCTAATCTATAATCGTCGCGGACCAACCTCTATCATTGAACACGGCCGAGTGCTTCGCAAAGGCGGAACAATCATCGGTATTCATGGCGATGTGAGTAAGGTGAGAGAACGGTTATTGAATAACCGATATGAGGATATTGAGATCGAAGAATTCAACGATGCTGTGTTAGTGTTCCCCAATGAACATGAATTTGCACTCTTTCTCTCTGATACGCCAGGAAATCCAGACTATACGTCGCCTGAACTTCAGGAAGCATTTCAAGCCAAACTAGATGAGAGTCTGGTTGAAGGAAGAATCTGTGTACAGGAGCGCAAGTACATTTGGCGAGCAGTAAGGGCAGGAGAGTAA
- a CDS encoding YfiT family bacillithiol transferase, whose amino-acid sequence MMDLRYPIGSFEHSGEVTIAQREQWIEDIAQLPANARQAVEGLSPEQLSLPYRDGGWMVKQVIHHMADSHMNSMIRFKLALTEDNPTIKPYYEDRWAELSDSRELDIEFSLQILDALHRRWVGLLHTLTDADFAKSFYHPGSQETTRLDYNLGFYSWHGRHHVAHITSLRERLGI is encoded by the coding sequence ATGATGGATTTGAGATATCCTATTGGATCATTCGAACATTCGGGGGAAGTTACAATAGCTCAGAGAGAACAGTGGATTGAGGACATTGCACAGTTACCGGCTAACGCTCGTCAAGCTGTAGAAGGATTGAGTCCAGAACAGTTGAGCCTACCTTACCGGGACGGGGGCTGGATGGTTAAACAAGTGATCCATCATATGGCGGATAGTCATATGAACAGCATGATTCGATTCAAGTTGGCACTGACTGAGGATAATCCAACGATCAAGCCGTATTACGAGGATCGCTGGGCTGAGCTTAGTGATTCACGGGAACTGGATATCGAATTCTCCCTTCAGATTCTAGATGCATTACACCGCCGGTGGGTCGGGCTGCTACATACCTTAACAGATGCGGATTTTGCCAAATCATTTTATCACCCAGGTTCACAAGAAACGACTAGATTGGACTATAACCTAGGCTTCTATTCCTGGCATGGCAGACACCATGTCGCTCATATTACTTCACTTCGGGAACGATTAGGTATATGA
- a CDS encoding class I SAM-dependent methyltransferase, giving the protein MEKTIRNIQDVYDMLDAEFRSAKQFWEPFYEDRSRPIPFFPNKPDENLVAHVNSGLLTAGKALELGCGPGRNALYLTREGYQVDAYDLSETAIAWAKERANEEQLVVNFECRSVFELSPHAAYDLVYDSGCLHHLLPHQRIPYLEMIYNALRPGGYFGMTCFAPGFGGMGGPETVMNDWDVYREKSMKGGLAFTEKKLRYMLEESFECVELRPMKTKNQEDAEFGIPILWVTLWKKRDA; this is encoded by the coding sequence ATGGAAAAAACAATTAGGAATATCCAGGATGTATATGACATGTTAGATGCGGAATTTCGCTCTGCAAAACAGTTCTGGGAACCTTTTTATGAAGATCGTAGCAGACCGATTCCCTTTTTCCCGAATAAGCCTGACGAGAATTTGGTAGCACATGTGAACTCAGGATTGCTGACTGCAGGCAAGGCTCTAGAGCTTGGTTGTGGGCCAGGTAGAAATGCACTCTATCTGACGCGTGAGGGTTACCAAGTCGATGCATACGATCTATCCGAGACGGCTATTGCGTGGGCAAAAGAACGGGCTAATGAAGAACAGCTCGTGGTTAACTTTGAGTGTCGATCCGTATTTGAGTTATCTCCGCATGCAGCATATGATCTCGTATATGATTCCGGCTGTCTTCATCATCTCTTGCCCCATCAGCGTATACCGTATCTGGAGATGATCTATAATGCGCTTCGACCAGGAGGCTACTTTGGCATGACTTGTTTTGCTCCAGGATTCGGAGGTATGGGCGGGCCAGAGACCGTTATGAATGACTGGGATGTATACCGGGAGAAATCAATGAAGGGTGGTCTAGCATTTACAGAAAAGAAGCTCCGCTATATGCTGGAGGAATCGTTCGAGTGTGTGGAGTTACGTCCGATGAAGACGAAGAATCAGGAAGATGCCGAGTTTGGCATACCCATCCTATGGGTGACGTTGTGGAAGAAGAGAGACGCTTAA
- a CDS encoding SDR family NAD(P)-dependent oxidoreductase, which produces MRTEHYIITGTSKGIGMQLADVLLERGAWVHGISRGNHEPLTAHSQYTHYAYDLSDHTGIDELMTRILAQIPAEETEIVGLINNAAMVEPLKPIDQCNAAEISQSLNISLVAPMILSSSFIRHSNAMNVRRKIINVSSASGQYPAPAMGTYCTAKAGINMFTQCLEAEQGGAVNPVEVLTFDPGMVDTELQAVARGKNEAEFALSTLFSQAYEAGQLQDARDVAERLLAQLK; this is translated from the coding sequence ATGAGAACAGAACATTATATCATTACAGGTACTTCTAAAGGCATTGGGATGCAATTAGCCGATGTGTTATTGGAAAGGGGAGCTTGGGTTCATGGCATTTCCCGAGGCAATCATGAGCCGTTAACAGCTCATTCTCAATATACACATTACGCGTATGACCTTAGTGATCATACGGGAATCGATGAGCTGATGACTCGAATTCTGGCCCAGATTCCAGCAGAGGAAACGGAGATCGTTGGACTGATTAATAATGCAGCCATGGTTGAACCGCTAAAGCCCATAGATCAATGCAATGCCGCAGAGATTAGTCAGAGTTTGAATATTAGCTTGGTAGCACCCATGATATTAAGTTCTTCTTTTATTCGCCATAGCAATGCTATGAATGTAAGACGGAAAATTATTAACGTTTCTTCTGCATCAGGGCAATATCCAGCGCCCGCTATGGGAACGTATTGCACAGCGAAAGCAGGCATCAACATGTTTACGCAATGCCTTGAGGCAGAGCAAGGGGGCGCGGTGAATCCAGTTGAAGTGCTAACTTTTGACCCAGGTATGGTCGATACAGAGTTACAGGCAGTCGCACGAGGTAAGAACGAAGCAGAATTTGCGCTATCTACACTATTCAGTCAAGCTTACGAAGCAGGCCAACTGCAAGATGCAAGAGATGTTGCAGAGCGACTACTAGCCCAACTGAAGTAG
- a CDS encoding response regulator transcription factor, with the protein MFKIMLIEDDESLFNEMKDRLSQWSYDVYGVQDFGKVMEAYSSIQPELVIIDIQLPQYDGFHWCRLIRAHSNVPIIFLSSRDHPTDMVMSMHLGADDFVQKPFHFEVLIAKIQATLRRVYNYNTERVELRTWRGATIEYVKNTLTRDQQAVLLTKNEMLILKVLVEHKNQIVTREELIRSLWDHEHFVSDNTLTVNVNRLRKKLEPLGLDSYIETHVGQGYQATEEANI; encoded by the coding sequence ATGTTCAAAATTATGCTTATAGAGGACGACGAATCCCTTTTTAATGAAATGAAAGATCGATTGAGCCAGTGGTCATATGACGTTTATGGCGTGCAGGATTTTGGCAAAGTGATGGAGGCGTACAGTAGTATTCAGCCTGAACTTGTCATCATCGACATTCAGCTACCGCAATATGATGGATTTCACTGGTGTCGATTGATCCGGGCGCATTCCAATGTGCCTATTATCTTTCTGTCTTCACGGGATCATCCTACGGATATGGTGATGTCCATGCATCTGGGTGCTGACGATTTTGTGCAGAAGCCCTTCCACTTTGAAGTGTTGATTGCGAAGATCCAGGCGACGCTGAGGCGCGTGTACAATTACAATACAGAGCGGGTAGAATTACGGACTTGGCGAGGTGCAACGATTGAGTATGTGAAAAATACGCTTACTCGTGATCAGCAAGCAGTACTATTAACGAAGAATGAAATGTTGATTCTTAAAGTGCTTGTCGAACACAAAAATCAAATTGTGACCCGTGAAGAACTCATCCGCAGTCTGTGGGATCATGAGCATTTTGTTAGTGACAATACGTTGACGGTGAATGTGAATCGATTGCGGAAGAAGCTGGAACCTCTTGGCTTAGATTCGTATATTGAAACTCATGTAGGACAAGGTTATCAGGCTACGGAAGAGGCAAATATATGA
- a CDS encoding sensor histidine kinase: MIWQYLREKLTWLLLLIFIQLITLFVAYMDTSIPFEALAYIVLLQVVICIVFIWARYPKETRYYKKLTTWDHTYDLAELDQADSPYERIIHNAVASQTERYRKESTSHFSSLEQEKDEILSWIHEVKTPLTALQLMIERMPDDRLRAQMTYEWLRIHQLLDQQLHQKRIPFMHNDLFVENTEIEPIIVVEVRALKSWCISKGIGFDVSLSATHVLTDSKWLSFIIRQLLSNAVKYSDSSDIVMMSEEREGHVVLTIQDQGRGIEAQDLPRIFDKGFTSTHGRLEGTATGMGLYLTKQVAQALRIDVHVHSVPGEGTTVQLTFPRENEMVRLAGM, encoded by the coding sequence ATGATTTGGCAGTATTTACGTGAGAAGCTGACTTGGTTGTTACTCCTGATTTTCATACAGCTCATCACTTTGTTTGTGGCTTATATGGATACATCTATTCCTTTTGAAGCGTTGGCTTATATCGTGTTGCTTCAGGTTGTCATATGTATTGTGTTTATCTGGGCGAGATACCCGAAAGAGACGCGTTATTACAAAAAATTGACTACTTGGGATCATACATATGATCTCGCCGAGCTGGATCAAGCGGATAGTCCGTATGAGCGCATTATACATAATGCTGTGGCTTCTCAAACCGAGCGTTACCGGAAGGAATCGACTTCTCATTTTAGTTCATTAGAACAGGAGAAGGACGAGATCCTCTCTTGGATCCATGAGGTCAAGACGCCACTGACGGCATTACAGCTAATGATTGAACGGATGCCTGACGACCGCTTGCGGGCACAGATGACATATGAATGGTTGCGTATACATCAGCTCTTGGATCAACAGCTTCATCAGAAACGCATTCCGTTTATGCACAATGACTTGTTTGTGGAAAATACGGAGATTGAGCCTATAATCGTTGTGGAGGTTCGAGCGTTAAAATCATGGTGTATTTCCAAAGGAATTGGGTTCGATGTATCTTTATCTGCCACTCATGTACTGACAGACAGTAAGTGGCTGAGCTTCATCATTCGCCAGCTTCTGAGTAATGCAGTGAAATATAGTGATTCCTCCGATATTGTTATGATGAGTGAAGAGCGTGAGGGACATGTTGTACTTACCATTCAGGATCAGGGGCGAGGCATAGAGGCTCAGGATCTACCGCGTATTTTTGATAAAGGCTTCACATCCACTCATGGGCGGCTCGAAGGAACGGCTACGGGTATGGGACTGTATTTAACGAAGCAGGTTGCGCAGGCTCTTCGGATTGATGTTCATGTGCACTCCGTTCCGGGAGAAGGCACAACAGTACAGTTAACCTTTCCGCGAGAGAATGAAATGGTGCGGCTTGCAGGCATGTGA
- a CDS encoding ABC transporter ATP-binding protein, with product MFILEAKKIYKVYGDKFNKQEVLRGIDLGVRKGEFVGIMGPSGSGKTTLLNVLSSIDRVSQGTIEIEGKEFTGMKEKQLAEFRKRHLGFIFQEYNLLDTLTVKENVLLPLSVTGIPKQEAHRRFDHIAGELGIAELKDKYPSEISGGQKQRTSAARAFVHDPSIIFADEPTGALDSKSASDLLGKLSDMNTKHQATIIMVTHDPGAASYCSRVIFIRDGQIYTQLNRGDESRQTFFNDIIKTQGVLGGVQQ from the coding sequence ATGTTCATTTTGGAAGCGAAGAAAATATATAAAGTATATGGAGATAAATTTAACAAACAAGAGGTGTTAAGAGGTATTGATCTAGGGGTGCGCAAAGGGGAGTTTGTTGGCATCATGGGACCTTCCGGATCAGGCAAAACAACCCTGTTAAATGTGCTGTCCTCGATTGATCGTGTCAGTCAAGGCACTATTGAGATTGAGGGTAAAGAGTTTACTGGGATGAAGGAGAAGCAACTCGCTGAATTCCGCAAACGACATCTCGGTTTTATATTCCAGGAGTACAATCTGCTGGACACACTTACGGTTAAGGAAAATGTACTTCTGCCACTCTCCGTTACAGGTATACCGAAACAAGAAGCGCATCGTAGATTCGACCACATTGCAGGGGAATTAGGCATTGCTGAACTAAAGGATAAATATCCGTCTGAAATTTCGGGCGGGCAGAAACAGAGGACTTCGGCTGCACGTGCATTCGTACATGATCCCAGTATTATTTTTGCAGATGAGCCTACAGGAGCATTGGATTCCAAGTCAGCTTCCGATCTGCTTGGTAAGCTCAGCGATATGAACACTAAACATCAGGCAACGATTATTATGGTTACGCATGATCCGGGAGCTGCGAGCTATTGTAGCAGAGTTATTTTCATTCGCGATGGACAGATCTATACGCAATTGAACCGAGGGGACGAGTCACGTCAGACCTTCTTCAATGATATCATCAAAACGCAGGGTGTACTGGGTGGTGTGCAGCAATGA
- a CDS encoding ABC transporter permease: MSLNHIIFRNLRKNLKNYYLYVFALIFSVALYFSFVTLQYDSSMTEVENSVKGAAAIGTSSVLLIVIVAIFLLYANTIFIKRRSKEIGLFQLIGLTKGKIFRILSVENFILYFGSMIIGVLIGFLGSKLILMILFKIMGIDAITKLVFSPMALVQTIIVFVVLYMLIMLMNYTFIRAQSILSLFRVSSTSEQRQSQMSTGQVVVGVLGIILILFGYVLSAQLFSGAALDMQQLMFTMLVILFSVILGTYLFYKGSVSFLFNLIRKRKQGYLSIHEVLSLSSIMFRMKSNALLLTIITTVSALAIGMLSLTYISYYSAEAQARESVPEDFSFAQANVKNRFVAELDQREIAYEVKHRQPIFIEIDGKDIMNESQGKEFLYSSVVSDQMVDDLDLTPGEVVFMGYGNVVRQLIPIQEKGSIVLHGMKHSIDQELIGTSKQGVLPVYYTKGTPVAVVDESVYQELQQDLDPKLQEEDRADYYGVQIVSSAQAEEAYTIYKELDLHVPNFAQIEIRDSQRTNMGLIMFIVGFLGLTFLITSGCILYFKQMNESEEEKPNYTILRKLGFTQANLLSGIQLKQLFNFGIPLVIGLSHSYFAVKSGWFFFGTELVTPMVIVMIVYTMLYSMFGLLSVLYYKRVIMESL; encoded by the coding sequence ATGAGTCTAAACCACATCATTTTTCGCAATTTGCGCAAAAATCTGAAAAATTATTATCTCTATGTTTTTGCACTAATTTTCAGCGTTGCCTTATATTTTTCATTTGTGACATTACAGTACGACTCATCCATGACTGAAGTGGAGAATTCCGTTAAAGGTGCGGCTGCAATAGGTACATCATCGGTGTTATTAATCGTCATTGTAGCTATTTTCCTGTTATATGCTAATACGATTTTTATCAAACGTCGCAGTAAGGAGATTGGATTGTTTCAGCTTATTGGATTGACCAAAGGTAAGATTTTTCGGATTTTAAGTGTAGAGAATTTCATTCTTTATTTCGGTTCTATGATTATTGGGGTGTTGATCGGATTCCTTGGATCGAAGCTGATCCTCATGATTCTATTCAAAATTATGGGTATAGATGCCATAACGAAGTTGGTCTTCTCTCCGATGGCGTTAGTGCAGACGATCATTGTTTTTGTCGTATTGTACATGCTGATCATGTTAATGAACTACACCTTCATTCGAGCACAGAGTATTCTTTCGCTCTTTCGAGTCTCTTCAACCTCGGAGCAGCGGCAAAGCCAGATGTCAACGGGGCAGGTTGTCGTAGGTGTATTAGGCATTATTCTCATCCTATTCGGATATGTCTTGTCAGCCCAATTGTTCAGTGGAGCCGCACTCGATATGCAGCAATTGATGTTCACGATGCTTGTGATCCTGTTCTCTGTTATATTGGGTACTTATCTGTTCTACAAAGGTTCCGTTAGTTTTCTGTTTAATCTGATTCGCAAAAGAAAACAGGGTTACCTATCTATTCATGAGGTGTTATCGTTATCATCTATTATGTTCCGCATGAAGTCGAATGCCTTGTTGCTCACCATTATTACAACGGTCTCGGCTCTTGCCATTGGCATGCTGTCTCTAACATATATTTCATATTATTCGGCAGAGGCTCAAGCACGAGAGAGTGTGCCAGAGGATTTTTCGTTTGCACAAGCGAATGTGAAGAATCGATTTGTAGCTGAATTGGATCAGCGAGAGATTGCTTATGAGGTGAAGCACAGACAACCGATTTTCATTGAAATTGATGGAAAAGATATCATGAATGAATCTCAAGGTAAGGAATTTTTATACAGCAGTGTCGTGAGCGACCAGATGGTGGATGACTTGGATCTCACCCCGGGTGAAGTGGTCTTTATGGGGTATGGCAACGTCGTTCGGCAATTAATTCCGATTCAAGAGAAAGGTTCTATTGTTCTGCATGGGATGAAGCATAGCATCGATCAGGAGTTAATTGGAACCTCGAAGCAGGGAGTACTCCCTGTGTATTATACGAAAGGAACACCGGTCGCTGTGGTGGACGAATCGGTATACCAAGAGCTTCAACAGGATCTTGATCCTAAACTTCAGGAGGAAGACCGCGCTGATTATTATGGTGTACAGATTGTAAGCTCGGCTCAGGCGGAGGAAGCCTACACGATCTACAAGGAACTAGACTTACATGTCCCTAATTTCGCTCAGATCGAAATTCGAGACAGTCAGCGCACCAATATGGGTCTTATTATGTTTATCGTAGGTTTCTTAGGTCTGACCTTCCTAATTACCTCAGGATGCATTCTATACTTCAAACAAATGAACGAAAGTGAAGAAGAAAAGCCGAACTATACGATACTCCGCAAGCTCGGCTTCACCCAAGCTAATCTGTTAAGTGGTATTCAACTGAAGCAATTGTTTAACTTTGGTATCCCGTTAGTTATTGGATTGAGTCATAGTTATTTTGCGGTGAAGTCGGGCTGGTTCTTCTTCGGTACTGAGCTCGTGACACCAATGGTGATCGTGATGATTGTATATACGATGTTGTACTCGATGTTTGGGTTATTATCTGTCTTGTACTATAAACGTGTAATCATGGAATCATTGTAA
- a CDS encoding GNAT family N-acetyltransferase: protein MSNHILNSSTAEDSQYVRQQLIAYNASHISTELRDRYEELNFHVKNEAGEIVAGILSTLCWNWIEIDILWVNPEQRQQGFGSQLLLEVEQLARAKQCDFVMLNTFSFQAPEFYKKHGYTVTTVIENAPTGHTHYYFKKEL from the coding sequence GTGTCTAATCATATATTAAATTCAAGTACTGCAGAAGATTCTCAGTATGTTCGTCAGCAATTAATAGCGTATAATGCAAGTCATATATCGACTGAACTCAGAGATCGGTATGAGGAACTAAACTTCCATGTGAAAAATGAGGCTGGCGAGATTGTGGCAGGCATACTCAGCACACTATGCTGGAACTGGATTGAAATCGACATTTTGTGGGTAAATCCAGAACAGCGTCAACAGGGTTTTGGCTCACAGCTTCTGCTTGAGGTGGAACAACTTGCGCGTGCGAAACAATGTGACTTTGTTATGCTAAACACATTTTCCTTTCAAGCACCAGAATTTTACAAGAAGCATGGGTACACCGTAACGACAGTTATTGAGAATGCCCCAACAGGGCACACACACTATTATTTTAAGAAAGAACTTTAA
- a CDS encoding GNAT family N-acetyltransferase → MVTVRAIELQDLPALSQLYNELMETPTNEVQMQKMFRYIQQNGHYYILGAFYEGKLVGSVMGIECMDLVGQCKPFMVVENVIVSERVRRQGIGQKLMLQIERIARDLACGYMILVSGDQRKEAHQFYEKLGFKDEKVQGYRKQFS, encoded by the coding sequence ATGGTAACCGTAAGAGCTATTGAACTTCAAGATCTGCCAGCATTAAGTCAGCTATACAATGAATTGATGGAGACACCAACGAATGAGGTTCAGATGCAGAAGATGTTTCGATACATTCAACAGAATGGACACTACTATATCCTCGGAGCATTCTATGAGGGCAAGCTGGTCGGCTCTGTGATGGGTATTGAGTGTATGGATCTGGTAGGTCAGTGCAAACCTTTTATGGTGGTGGAGAATGTGATTGTATCTGAGCGGGTGCGTAGACAGGGAATTGGCCAAAAGCTTATGCTACAGATCGAACGAATCGCTAGAGATCTCGCATGTGGTTATATGATTCTGGTATCTGGCGATCAGCGGAAGGAAGCTCATCAGTTTTATGAGAAGCTAGGGTTTAAGGATGAGAAGGTTCAGGGGTACAGGAAGCAATTTAGCTGA
- a CDS encoding RtcB family protein has product MRVIDNIKVWGEPLENAVSQAVTCSQYGDVLGVALMADHHKGYSQPIGGVVAYRNMISPSGVGYDIACGNKAVRTNLMWDDISHGIAKMMDEINRVVSFGVGRNNPTPIDHELFDDTSWELFDTIEPKLEQKLKTLARNQLGTVGSGNHFVDIFVEEATGKVWIANHFGSRGFGHKVASGFLNLAAGREFSGKAPGESMDQPPTLFDLGSEMGDMYWKAMTLAGRYAYAGRDYVIEQVLDILGARSEYAVHNHHNFAWKEEHFGEETVVVRKGATPLSPGQLGFVGGSMGDISVIVEGIHSDENTKSFRSTVHGAGRIMSRTQAAGKMNYKLRTRMGGEISEEQMQQAIRAYGVELRGAGTDESPFVYKKLQDVLHAHASTLKVNHILRPVGVAMAGGNEFDPYKD; this is encoded by the coding sequence ATGCGTGTGATTGATAACATTAAAGTTTGGGGGGAACCGCTGGAGAATGCAGTGAGTCAGGCTGTGACTTGCTCGCAGTATGGAGATGTGCTTGGTGTGGCATTAATGGCAGATCATCATAAAGGATATTCTCAACCCATTGGTGGTGTGGTCGCCTACCGTAATATGATTAGTCCTTCAGGTGTGGGATACGATATTGCCTGTGGTAACAAGGCGGTACGTACGAATCTAATGTGGGATGATATTTCTCACGGGATTGCGAAGATGATGGATGAGATTAATCGGGTCGTTTCATTTGGGGTGGGACGGAACAATCCAACACCGATTGACCACGAATTGTTTGATGATACGAGCTGGGAGCTATTTGACACCATCGAGCCCAAGCTAGAGCAGAAGTTAAAGACGCTGGCACGCAACCAACTCGGAACCGTGGGCAGTGGTAATCATTTTGTTGATATTTTCGTAGAAGAAGCTACGGGCAAGGTGTGGATTGCCAATCACTTCGGAAGTCGTGGATTCGGTCATAAAGTAGCGAGTGGCTTCCTCAACTTGGCAGCAGGGCGTGAGTTCAGTGGGAAGGCGCCTGGTGAGTCGATGGATCAACCCCCTACACTGTTTGATCTAGGTAGCGAAATGGGTGATATGTACTGGAAGGCGATGACCCTTGCGGGTAGATATGCATATGCAGGACGTGACTACGTCATCGAACAGGTGCTGGATATCCTCGGAGCTCGCAGCGAATACGCTGTCCACAACCACCATAACTTTGCATGGAAAGAAGAGCATTTTGGCGAAGAAACTGTTGTAGTAAGAAAAGGTGCAACACCGTTATCCCCAGGACAGCTTGGTTTTGTTGGGGGCAGCATGGGAGATATTTCGGTCATTGTCGAAGGGATTCACAGTGATGAAAATACGAAATCTTTCCGCAGCACTGTCCACGGAGCGGGACGTATTATGAGCCGTACACAGGCTGCTGGCAAAATGAATTACAAGCTTCGCACACGTATGGGTGGAGAGATTAGTGAAGAACAGATGCAACAAGCCATCCGTGCGTATGGCGTAGAACTGCGTGGTGCAGGAACAGATGAAAGTCCGTTTGTGTATAAGAAGCTGCAGGATGTACTCCATGCCCATGCAAGTACCTTGAAAGTGAATCATATTCTGCGTCCTGTTGGCGTGGCCATGGCCGGGGGCAATGAGTTTGATCCGTACAAGGATTAA